Within the Leptotrichia sp. oral taxon 498 genome, the region ATGCCGCTATTGCAAATTGTGAAAATCTAGCAATTTTTTTCATTTCTTTTTTTTCAATAAACTTTTCTGCCTCAAAATCTTTCACTTCGGCTGCAATATGCACAGGATGATTTGAACTGTCAAATTGGGTAATTTTATCAATTCCACACTCCCCAGCTAATAAATTTTTCCAAGCTTTTTCTCTTCCAGTTCCCAATGGCGTTACTAATCCTATTCCCGTTATAACTACTCTTTTCATCAATACACCTCTCATTTTTATTATTATCAATTTTAGATTTATAATTTAATTATTATCTATTCTTTTACATTTTAACATTTTTTTTAAAATTTTTCAATAAAAAAAGGGGGGAACTCCCCCTTAAAAGTATAAGTCTAAGCAACTATTTAGATTCAATATATTCCATTACATCTTTAACTGTTTTAATTTTTTGTGCATCTTCATCAGGAATTTCTATATCAAATTCTTCTTCAAATGCCATAATCAATTCAACTGTATCTAGTGAATCAGCTCCCAAATCATCAACAAATGACGCATCTTCAGTAACTTGATCTTCGTCAACTCCTAACTGTTCAGCAACTATTGATTTAATTTTATCTAGCATTAAATGCCACCTCCGTTTTAATATTCTAAATTATTATACCAAAAGAATTTAAATTTTGCAACTATTTTAAGAACTTTTTTTAAAAATACTTAATTTTTTAGTACAAATTATAAACTTTCAATATTTTCTACATTTTCAATATTGACAACTTCTATTTCTTTATTAATTTTCTTAATAAGCCCGGCAAGGACTTTCCCAGGTCCGACTTCATAAATTTTTGTTACGCCGTTTTCACTAAGTTTGTTAATTGTATCAACCCATTTTACAGGACCAAATGTCTGATTATAAAGTTCATTTTTTATTTCATTAGATGAAGTCAGAATATTTGCCGTAGTATTAGCCACAATTGGTGTTTTTGCGTCATTCCAGCTATAATTTTCAAATTCTTTTTTCAAAATTTCGGCAACAGGCTTCATAAGCGACGAATGAAAAGGTCCTGACACCGCAAGAGGCAATGCTCTTCTAGCCCCTTTTTCCTTGAAAATTTCCAAACTTTTTTCAATCACATCTTTTTCTCCCGCAACAACTGTTTGTTTAGGCTCATTATAATTTACTGCTTCAATTACTCCATCAATATTATTACAAATATTTTCCACTTCATTTGAAGATAATCCTAAAATTGCAGCCATTGAACCCTCTATTTTAGCCTCGCTCATTATTTTCCCTCTCGCAGAAATCAATTTTAACGTATCAACTTCGTTCAAAAATCCAGCTGCATACAGCGAACTATATTCTCCCAAACTATGTCCTGCAACAAAATCTGGATTTATTCCTTTTTCTTTTAATAATTTTGTTAAAACTACTGAAAATAAAGCTATTGCTGGTTGTGCAAACTTTGTATCTTTTAATTCATCTTTTGTCCCTTCAAATATAACTTTTTTCACTTCTTCATTATTTTCAAAAACTCTGTCTATTATCTTTTTATTTTCACAGCTCACACTGTTATACAAAACTTCACCCATTTTTTCATACTGTGTTCCTTGACCAGGAAATACAAAAGCAATTTTTGACATATTTTCTCCTTAATTATTTGATTTCTTCTGCTTCTTCTATTTCTTCTTCATCATTTTTTTTAGATTTTGATTTTTTAGGAAATTTGTTAAATTTATTTTTGTCAACAGTTTCTTTTACACCAAGTCCTAAAATTACAAGTCCAGATATTAAAAGAAGTATCCAAAATGGTAAGTCTTCCCAAATTAATGATAAATAAGAATAAATTCCCACTCCTACAAAAATCCATCCAAGCACTTTTTTCTTAAA harbors:
- the acpP gene encoding acyl carrier protein → MLDKIKSIVAEQLGVDEDQVTEDASFVDDLGADSLDTVELIMAFEEEFDIEIPDEDAQKIKTVKDVMEYIESK
- the fabD gene encoding ACP S-malonyltransferase; this translates as MSKIAFVFPGQGTQYEKMGEVLYNSVSCENKKIIDRVFENNEEVKKVIFEGTKDELKDTKFAQPAIALFSVVLTKLLKEKGINPDFVAGHSLGEYSSLYAAGFLNEVDTLKLISARGKIMSEAKIEGSMAAILGLSSNEVENICNNIDGVIEAVNYNEPKQTVVAGEKDVIEKSLEIFKEKGARRALPLAVSGPFHSSLMKPVAEILKKEFENYSWNDAKTPIVANTTANILTSSNEIKNELYNQTFGPVKWVDTINKLSENGVTKIYEVGPGKVLAGLIKKINKEIEVVNIENVENIESL